Proteins from one Acropora muricata isolate sample 2 chromosome 9, ASM3666990v1, whole genome shotgun sequence genomic window:
- the LOC136930139 gene encoding uncharacterized protein — protein MWTMDRETFRTSQHLLETDGEVHARFMVFNHQAIAEESSQYICPGLQCFVLGDSQVGKTSFVRSLTGERFATEQTKTPRIEERIVDKKWNTLEFTKDHATGKFIPFFKETLVRSMSFGRDRKEPLSDSTKLDCMAVLKVIFLYADQIKDLLRGMLLYALQFMFVLLSFFHILSCTVSPFVNLLLRSVTYIFVLIHCGSLIRCTLQGISLFGVIVAFLAVMMTVYSSGIFEILLYWKIIASLVLLTNTVLRVVVEGTLWLLVFTVEWFQNHLDQDKIEFGKIRRTLELLSLMVVGFTGFSTTMALLLLPMASNLHLADLVLRVSMSKTPGLLILLLACYAFIAPKIFKVQRSRKALIVFVTISFCITLILLPTTIHCAAIFASFSLSIFNLEWHRMYLSEITPVVTYIGCNVLQLMDASCDAFLHTALVYWEKLKLVYMKGKFLKVKVLDFVGDREYYSYHHLFFRRDALYIIVFNLSEFANEDFRDVCTQIQRLQFWLKSICSRVPHWTQILLVGTHGGKLDFNCIKILNNLLKSFLSEKYCGKVMENDVDRLVFFPVENTLGNEDTGIKELQSKIMSVASEQQKRIIIEHNIPLQWILIQDVIMKHKISSDAKFCVSLDEFQRMIMEDFVLLDKCRLSKDMLKYFHEIGLIIYVDKRQDFDLSNWILVCPEKLIDVFINISSKPVESTKYRGSLKYDWNLLQRKGMLTKKLLQSLLSKLEKEEEAIIAFLEHYGLICPLEYKGITGSTKCDCDIQPTHFVPSLLPLSANGDTPVWHKNDGDKKFYVFFINFLPEALFHQLLSRAQKNSAIEFRNGETVLYRDAGKFWMNPWLSYQLTLIEEEEMIEVTYNSSHKNKKEPSDVLCQVFSMVDGICKSYFPLVKFHCGPACPSDTCPGHQDDYFTSLPAEEGNGTRRRHVYNIMPGRQGNRAAYLYCENNCLEDELYEWIP, from the exons ATGTGGACGATGGATCGGGAGACTTTTAGGACCTCTCAGCATCTCTTAGAAACTGATGGTGAGGTACACGCAAGATTTATGGTCTTCAATCATCAAGCTATAGCAGAGGAAAGTAGTCAGTATATTTGTCCTGGCTTGCAGTGCTTTGTCTTGGGTGACTCTCAAGTTGGAAAAACCAGCTTTGTCAGATCACTGACTGGGGAGCGATTTGCTACCGAGCAAACCAAGACACCTAGAATAGAAGAAAGAATTGTTGACAAGAAGTGGAATACCCTGGAGTTTACAAAGGATCATGCCACGGGAAAGTTCATTCCATTCTTTAAAGAAACCCTTGTTCGGTCAATGTCGTTTGGCAGAGACAGAAAGGAGCCTTTATCAGATTCAACAAAACTTGATTGTATGGCAGTGTTAAAGGTGATTTTTCTTTATGCAGATCAGATAAAGGATCTCTTACGCGGCATGCTCCTCTATGCTTTGCAATTTATGTTCGTTTTGCTGTCTTTTTTCCATATTTTGTCGTGCACCGTAAGTCCGTTTGTCAACCTATTACTGAGGTCAGTGACTTACATATTTGTTCTTATCCACTGTGGATCATTGATCAGATGTACACTGCAAGGAATTTCTCTCTTTGGGGTAATTGTTGCGTTTCTTGCAGTCATGATGACAGTTTACTCAAGTGGGATTTTCGAAATACTGCTGTATTGGAAGATAATTGCTTCATTAGTGTTGTTGACAAACACCGTGTTACGCGTAGTTGTGGAAGGTACCTTGTGGCTCCTTGTGTTTACAGTAGAATGGTTTCAAAATCATCTAGATCAAGACAAGATTGAGTTCGGAAAGATTCGTCGAACTCTGGAATTGTTGTCATTAATGGTTGTAGGTTTTACTGGCTTTTCAACCACTATGGCACTTTTATTACTTCCTATGGCAAGCAATCTTCATCTCGCCGATCTCGTCCTTCGTGTTTCGATGAGCAAAACACCTGGTTTGCTTATTTTACTTTTAGCTTGTTATGCATTTATTGCCCCGAAAATTTTCAAAGTACAGAGGTCCCGGAAAGCTCTTATTGTCTTTGTAACTATCAGTTTTTGTATTACTCTGATACTATTACCAACAACAATACATTGTGCAGCAATATTTGCATCATTTTCCCTCAGCATTTTCAACCTTGAGTGGCATCGGATGTATTTGAGCGAGATAACCCCAGTGGTTACCTATATAGGATGCAATGTTTTGCAGCTTATGGATGCCTCCTGTGATGCTTTCTTGCATACTGCCCTTGTGTACTGGGAAAAACTAAAACTTGTCTACATGAAGGGCAAGTTTTTGAAGGTAAAGGTGCTGGATTTTGTTGGTGATAGGGAATATTATTCCTATCACCATCTTTTTTTTAGACGCGATGCTTTATACATCATTGTCTTTAACTTGTCAGAGTTTGCCAATGAGGATTTCAGGGATGTGTGTACACAAATTCAGAGACTTCAGTTCTGGCTGAAATCCATTTGTAGCCGTGTTCCTCACTGGACTCAAATCTTGCTTGTTGGTACGCACGGAGGAAAACTGGATTTTAACTGCATAAAGATTCTCAATAACCTCTTAAAGAGCTTCCTATCGGAGAAGTACTGTGGTAAAGTGATGGAAAATGATGTTGACAGGttggttttttttcctgtggAGAACACATTAGGGAATGAGGACACTGGAATAAAAGAGCTTcaaagcaaaatcatgtctgTAGCTAGTGAACAGCAAAAAAGAATCATAATTGAACACAACATCCCTCTGCAGTGGATTCTGATCCAAGATGTAATTATGAAACACAAAATAAGCTCAGATGCTAAATTTTGTGTTTCACTCGATGAGTTTCAAAGGATGATAATGGAGGACTTTGTTCTTCTTGATAAATGTCGTTTGTCCAAAGATATGCTGAAGTACTTTCACGAGATTGGACTGATAATTTATGTTGACAAGAGGCAAGATTTTGATTTGTCAAACTGGATTCTTGTTTGTCCAGAGAAACTGATTGACGTTTTCATCAACATCTCTTCAAAACCAGTAGAAAGTACCAAGTACAGAGGATCATTAAAGTATGATTGGAACCTCTTGCAAAGGAAAGGAATGTTGACCAAAAAACTTTTGCAGTCTCTCCTGTCCAAATTGGAGAAAGAGGAAGAAGCCATTATTGCATTTCTTGAGCATTATGGCTTGATCTGTCCCCTGGAATACAAAGGAATCACAGGAAGCACAAAGTGTGACTGTGACATTCAGCCAACACACTTTGTTCCCTCTTTATTGCCTTTGAGTGCAAATGGTGATACCCCAGTGTGGCACAAGAATGATGGAGATAAAAAGTTCTATGTGTTTTTCATCAACTTCCTTCCAGAAGCCTTGTTTCATCAGCTTCTCTCTCGTGCACAAAAGAACAGTGCCATTGAGTTTCGAAATGGCGAAACTGTTCTATACAGAGATGCTGGCAAGTTTTGGATGAACCCTTGGCTGAGTTACCAGCTTACATTGATTGAGGAGGAGGAAATGATTGAAGTAACATACAACAGCAG ccacaaaaacaaaaaggagccTTCTGATGTGCTATGTCAAGTGTTTTCGATGGTTGATGGAATCTGTAAGAGTTATTTTCCTTTGGTCAAGTTTCACTGTGGTCCAGCCTGCCCCTCTGACACATGTCCCGGTCATCAAGATGACTACTTTACTTCACTTCCAGCTGAAGAAGGCAATGGGACAAGACGTCGCCATGTTTACAATATAATGCCAGGACGTCAAGGAAACCGGGCTGCCTATTTATATTGTGAAAACAACTGTCTTGAAGATGAGTTGTATGAATGGATTCCTTAG